A stretch of Gossypium hirsutum isolate 1008001.06 chromosome A06, Gossypium_hirsutum_v2.1, whole genome shotgun sequence DNA encodes these proteins:
- the LOC121230662 gene encoding eEF1A lysine and N-terminal methyltransferase-like, with the protein MVQSEALLTRDGLFDKSVYGTEKKKASSSSKSKRRGALKRNNESSGKMKVYHGYLASSYHTAIISGFSLISSYLESVASSGNRVKAVVIGLGAGLLPMFLHGCMQSMQIEGVELDPVMLNLARDYFGFTEDKRMKVHIADGIQFVRDYRNLFSAGNEVLLSSNGSCKLSDAESRSTAIDIIIVDVDFSDSSSGLRCPAADFVEDSFLQNVKDTLSEQGLFVINLVSRSPAIKDAVVSRMKEVFSHLFCIQLEGEVNLVLFGLCSESHIEEDCIPDAALKLDKLLKSEHPEISQSITDAAKKLKRLK; encoded by the exons aTGGTACAGTCTGAAGCTTTGCTAACTAGGGATGGATTGTTTGACAAAAGTGTTTATGGAACAGAGAAGAAGAAAGCCAGTTCATCTTCCAAATCCAAACGAAGAGGAGCCCTCAAAAGAAATAATG AATCAAGCGGCAAAATGAAGGTGTATCATGGTTATTTGGCCAGTTCTTATCATACAGCAATCATTTCTGGGTTTTCTCTGATTTCATCCTATTTGGAAAGTGTGGCATCATCAGGGAATAGG GTTAAAGCAGTTGTGATAGGTCTTGGTGCGGGCTTACTTCCTATGTTTCTTCATGGATGTATGCAATCTATGCAAATTGAG GGAGTGGAGCTAGATCCTGTTATGCTTAACCTTGCAAGAGACTATTTTGGTTTTACTGAAGATAAACGAATGAAG GTACATATTGCTGATGGCATCCAGTTTGTCCGGGACTACAGAAACTTATTTTCAGCTGGCAATGAAGTGCTCCTTTCTTCCAACGGAAGTTGCAAACTTTCAGATGCTGAAAGCAGAAGTACCGCTATTGACATAATTATTGTTGATGTGGACTTTTCTGACTCAAG CTCTGGACTGAGATGTCCTGCTGCTGATTTTGTGGAAGATTCTTTTCTTCAAAACGTAAAAGATACTCTTTCCGAGCAAGGTCTCTTTGTTATTAATTTGGTCTCAAGGTCTCCTGCCATCAAGGATGCAGTTGTCTCAAGGATGAAAGAG GTTTTTAGCCACTTATTTTGCATTCAGCTGGAGGGAGAGGTCAACCTAGTACTTTTCGGTCTTTGTTCGGAGTCTCACATTGAGGAGGATTGCATACCTGATGCTGCCCTTAAACTTGATAAATTGCTCAAGTCCGAACATCCCGAGATAAGCCAGAGCATCACAGATGCAGCAAAGAAGCTCAAACGTTTAAAGTGA